The following proteins come from a genomic window of Bos mutus isolate GX-2022 chromosome 21, NWIPB_WYAK_1.1, whole genome shotgun sequence:
- the CSPG4 gene encoding chondroitin sulfate proteoglycan 4 isoform X1 has product MRWGPRLPLPALALALALTFAVLVGPASTASFFGENHLEVPVATALTDIDLQLEFSTAQPEALLLLAAGPADYLLLQLYSGRLQVRLLLGQEEVRVQTPAEMLLSDSVPHIVELTVSDSWALLSVDGLLNASAPVQGTPLEVPYGLFLGGTGSLDLPYLTRASRPLRGCLHSATLNGRSLLRPLTADVPEGCAEEFSAGDDVAVGFSGPYSLAAFPAWGTRHEGTLEFTLTTRSQKAPLAFQAGGRQGDFIYVDIFEGHLRAVVEKGQGTVLLHNSMPVADGQPHEVSVHVDAHRLEISVDQYPTRTSNRGVLSYLEPRGNLLLGGLDAEASRHLQEHRLGLAVNVSLLGCMEDLSVNGQRQGLREALLTRNMAAGCRLEEDEYEEDAYGPYEAFSTLAPEVWSAMELPVPCVPEPGLPPVFANFTQLLTVSPLVVAEGGTAWLEWRHVQPTLDLNEAELRKSQVLFSVSRGARHGELELDIPGAQARKMFTLLDVVNRKARFVHDGSEDPSDQLVLEVSVTSRGAVPSCLRRGQTYILPIQVNPVNDPPRVIFPHGSLMVILEHTQKPLGPEVFQAYDPDSVCEGLTFQLLGAPAGLPVERRDQPGEPATEFSCRELEAGSLVYVHRGGPAPDLTFRVSDGLQASPPVTLKVVAVRPAIQVLHNTGLRLAQGFAAPVLPANLSVETNAVGQDVSVLFRVTGALRLGELQKQGAGGAEGTEWRSTRAFHQRDVEQGRIRYLSTDPQHHAEDTVESVALEVQVGQEALSNLTFPVMIQRATVRLLRLEPLHTQNTQQEALTTAHLEATLEEAGLNPTTFHYEVVQAPRKGNLQLQGTRLSDGQSFTQDDLRAGQVTYGATARASEAVEDAFRFRVTAPPHFSPLYTFPIHIGGDPDAPVLTNVLLSVPEGGKGVLSADHLFVKSLNSANYLYEVMERPRHGRLVWRDAQDEATIVTSFTNEDLLHGRLVYQHDNSETTEDDIPFVATRQGEGSSDMAWEEVRGVFRVAIQPVNDHAPVQTISRIFHVARGGQRLLTTDDVAFSDADSGFADAQLVLTRKDLLFGSIVAVDEPSRPIYRFTQEDLRNRRVLFVHSGADRGWIQLQVSDGQHQATALLEVQASEPYLRVTNGSGLVVPQGGQGTIDTDVLPLDTNLDIRSGDEVHYQVTAGPRWGQLLRAGQPVTSFTQQDLLERAILYNHNGSLSPRDTLAFSVEAGPVHTEATLQVTIAVEGPVAPLHLVQHKKIYVFQGEAAEIRRDLLEAAQEAVPPADIVFSVKTQPSAGYLVMLSPGAVAAEPPSLDPVNRFSQEAVDAGRVLYLHSRPEVWSDTFSLDVSSGLGAPLEGVRVELEVLPAAIPLEAQNFSVPEGGARTLAPPLLRIAGSYFPTLPALLLQVLEPPRHGALQREEGPQDGSLSAFSWREVEQQLIRYVHDGSETVEDSFVLVANASEMDRQSHPVVLTITILPVNDQPPILTTNTGLQMWEGATVPIPAEALRGTDSDSGPEDLVYTLERPSNGRVVLSTAPGTETHSFTQAQLDGGLVLFSHRGALDGGFRFSLSDGEHSSAGHFFRVTAQKQLLLSLEGSRTLTVCPGSVQPLSSQSLRASSSAGTDPHHLLYRVLRGPQLGRLFHTQRGSTREALENFTQAEVYAGNILYEHEMPSEPFWEAHDALELQLSSPPAPDMVATLAVTVTFEAACPQRPSRLWRNKGLWVSEGQRAEITTAALDAANLLASIPSPRRLEHDVLFQITQFPTRGQLLVSEEPLHAGRPHFLQSELATGQLVYAHGGGGTQQDGFRFRAHLQGPAGASVVGPQTSEVFAITVRDVNERPPQPQASIPLRLTRGSRSPVSRAQLSVVDPDSAPGEIEYEVQRAPHNGFLSLAGASPGPVTRFTQADVDAGRLVFVANGSSVVGVFQLSVSDGASPPLLMSLAVDVLPSAIEVQLRAPLEVPQALGRSSLSRQQLRVVSDREEPDAAYRLTQGPRYGHLLVGGQPATAFSQLQVDQGDVVFAFTNFSSSQDQFSILALARGANASATVNVTVRALLHVWTGGPWPQGATLRLDPTVLDAGELANRTGSVPRFRLLAGPRHGRVVRVPRARTEPRGGQLVEQFTQRDLEDGRLGLEVGRPEGSSPGPTGDSLTLELWARGVPPAVASLDFATEPFNAARTYRVALLSLPEAARTEAGEPESGTPTGGPSPATPSPVPPVASGGFLGFLEANMFSIIIPICLVLLLLALIVPLLFYLRKRNKTGKHNVQVLTAKPRNGLASDAETFRKVEPGQAIPLTAVPGQGPPPGGQPDPELLQFCRTANPALKNGQYWV; this is encoded by the exons GGCACTCGGCATGAAGGCACCCTGGAGTTTACACTCACCACACGGAGCCAAAAGGCGCCCCTGGCCTTCCAGGCCGGGGGCCGGCAGGGGGACTTCATCTACGTGGACATATTTGAGGGCCACCTGCGGGCCGTGGTGGAGAAGGGCCAGGGCACCGTACTGCTCCACAACAGCATGCCTGTGGCCGATGGGCAGCCGCACGAGGTCAGCGTCCACGTGGATGCTCACCGGCTGGAAATCTCCGTGGACCAGTACCCCACACGGACTTCCAACCGTGGGGTCCTCAGCTACCTGGAGCCAAGAGGCAATCTCCTCCTCGGGGGGCTGGATGCCGAGGCCTCTCGCCACCTCCAAGAGCACCGCCTGGGCTTGGCTGTCAACGTCTCCCTCCTGGGCTGCATGGAGGATCTCAGCGTCAACGGTCAGAGGCAGGGGCTCCGGGAAGCCTTGCTGACCCGCAACATGGCAGCTGGCTGCAGGCTAGAGGAAGACGAGTACGAGGAGGACGCCTATGGCCCATACGAAGCTTTCTCCACCCTGGCACCCGAGGTGTGGTCGGCCATGGAGCTGCCCGTGCCCTGCGTGCCAGAACCGGGGCTGCCCCCGGTCTTTGCCAATTTCACCCAGCTGCTGACCGTCAGCCCGCTGGTGGTGGCTGAGGGCGGCACAGCCTGGCTGGAGTGGCGGCACGTGCAGCCCACACTGGACCTGAATGAGGCCGAGCTGCGCAAGTCCCAGGTGCTGTTCAGTGTGAGCCGCGGGGCCCGTCACGGCGAGCTGGAACTGGACATTCCGGGCGCCCAGGCACGGAAGATGTTCACCCTTCTGGACGTGGTGAACCGCAAGGCCCGCTTCGTCCACGATGGCTCCGAGGACCCCTCTGACCAGCTGGTGCTCGAGGTGTCAGTGACATCTCGGGGGGCCGTGCCTTCCTGCCTTCGCAGGGGCCAAACATACATCCTGCCCATTCAGGTGAACCCTGTCAATGACCCACCTCGCGTCATCTTCCCGCACGGCAGCCTCATGGTGATCCTGGAACACACTCAGAAGCCCCTGGGGCCAGAGGTCTTCCAGGCCTACGACCCAGACTCCGTCTGCGAGGGCCTCACCTTCCAGCTCCTCGGTGCCCCCGCCGGCCTACCCGTGGAGCGCCGAGACCAGCCCGGGGAGCCAGCAACCGAGTTTTCCTGCCGGGAGCTGGAGGCAGGCAGCCTAGTCTATGTCCATCGCGGCGGGCCCGCCCCAGACCTGACATTCCGGGTCAGCGATGGGCTGCAAGCCAGCCCCCCAGTCACGCTGAAGGTGGTGGCCGTCAGGCCAGCCATTCAAGTCCTCCACAACACGGGGCTGCGCCTGGCCCAGGGCTTCGCTGCACCCGTCTTGCCTGCCAACCTGTCGGTGGAGACCAATGCCGTGGGGCAGGATGTGAGCGTGCTGTTCCGAGTCACCGGGGCCCTGCGGTTGGGGGAGCTGCAGAAGCAGGGGGCAGGCGGGGCAGAGGGCACCGAGTGGCGATCTACACGGGCCTTCCACCAGCGGGACGTGGAGCAGGGCCGTATAAGGTACCTGAGCACCGACCCGCAGCACCACGCTGAGGACACAGTGGAGAGCGTGGCCCTGGAGGTGCAGGTGGGCCAGGAGGCCTTGAGCAATCTGACCTTCCCAGTGATGATCCAGAGAGCCACCGTGCGGCTGCTGCGGCTGGAGCCGCTGCACACCCAGAACACCCAGCAGGAGGCCCTCACCACAGCCCACCTGGAGGCcaccctggaggaggcaggcctGAACCCCACCACTTTCCACTATGAGGTGGTTCAGGCCCCCAGGAAGGGCAATCTTCAGCTTCAGGGCACGCGGCTGTCAGACGGCCAGAGCTTCACCCAGGACGACCTGCGGGCTGGCCAGGTGACTTATGGGGCCACAGCTCGTGCCTCAGAGGCAGTTGAGGACGCCTTCCGTTTCCGTGTCACAGCCCCGCCGCACTTCTCCCCGCTGTACACCTTCCCCATCCACATTGGCGGTGATCCGGACGCCCCCGTCCTCACCAATGTCCTCCTCTCGGTGCCCGAGGGCGGGAAGGGCGTCCTCTCTGCTGACCACCTCTTTGTCAAGAGTCTCAACAGCGCCAACTACCTCTACGAGGTCATGGAGCGACCCCGCCACGGCAGGTTGGTGTGGCGAGACGCACAAGATGAGGCCACCATAGTGACATCCTTCACCAATGAGGACCTGCTGCACGGCCGGCTGGTCTACCAGCATGACAACTCCGAGACCACAGAAGATGACATCCCCTTTGTGGCTACCCGCCAGGGCGAGGGCAGCAGTGACATGGCCTGGGAGGAGGTACGGGGTGTCTTCCGCGTGGCCATCCAGCCCGTGAACGACCACGCTCCTGTGCAGACCATCAGCCGCATCTTCCACGTGGCTCGTGGCGGGCAGCGGCTGCTGACCACGGACGATGTGGCCTTCAGCGACGCCGACTCTGGCTTTGCAGATGCTCAGCTGGTGCTGACCCGCAAGGACCTCCTCTTTGGCAGTATCGTAGCTGTGGACGAGCCCTCTCGGCCCATATACCGCTTCACCCAGGAGGATCTCAGGAACCGGCGGGTCTTGTTTGTACACTCAGGGGCCGACCGCGGCTGGATCCAGCTGCAGGTGTCCGACGGGCAGCACCAGGCCACCGCGCTGCTCGAAGTGCAGGCCTCAGAACCCTACCTCCGTGTGACCAATGGCTCTGGCCTGGTGGTCCCTCAAGGAGGCCAGGGCACCATTGACACAGACGTGCTCCCCCTGGACACCAATCTAGATATCCGCAGTGGTGATGAGGTCCACTACCAGGTCACAGCCGGTCCACGCTGGGGGCAGCTGCTCCGGGCCGGCCAGCCAGTCACCAGTTTCACCCAGCAGGACCTGCTGGAGAGGGCCATTCTCTACAACCACAACGGCAGCCTCAGTCCCCGTGATACCCTGGCCTTTTCTGTGGAGGCAGGGCCTGTGCACACAGAAGCCACCCTGCAAGTGACCATTGCCGTCGAGGGGCCAGTGGCCCCCCTGCACCTGGTCCAGCACAAGAAGATCTACGTCTTCCAGGGAGAGGCAGCTGAAATCAGAAGGGACCTGCTGGAG gcagcccaggaggcagtgCCACCAGCGGATATTGTGTtctcagtgaagacccagccgAGCGCCGGCTACCTGGTGATGCTGTCGCCTGGCGCCGTGGCAGCTGAGCCGCCGAGCCTGGACCCCGTGAACCGTTTCTCCCAGGAGGCAGTGGATGCGGGCAGGGTCCTGTACCTGCACTCCCGTCCTGAGGTCTGGAGCGACACCTTCTCCCTGGATGTGTCCTCAGGCCTGGGTGCTCCCCTCGAGGGCGTCCGCGTGGAGCTGGAGGTGCTGCCCGCCGCCATCCCCCTGGAGGCACAGAACTTCAGTGTCCCGGAGGGCGGGGCCCGCACCCTGGCCCCGCCTCTGCTCCGCATCGCGGGGTCCTACTTCCCCACGCTGCCCGCCCTCCTCCTGCAGGTGCTGGAGCCGCCCCGGCATGGGGCCCTGCAGAGAGAGGAGGGACCTCAAGACGGGAGCCTCAGCGCCTTCTCCTGGAGAGAG GTGGAACAGCAGCTGATCCGCTACGTGCATGATGGGAgcgagacagtggaagacagttTTGTCCTGGTGGCCAACGCCTCAGAGATGGACCGCCAGAGCCACCCCGTGGTCCTCACCATCACCATCCTGCCTGTCAACGACCAGCCCCCCATCCTCACCACAAACACAGGCCTGCAG ATGTGGGAGGGGGCCACGGTGCCCATCCCAGCGGAGGCCCTTAGGGGCACAGACAGCGACTCTGGACCTGAGGACCTGGTCTACACCCTGGAGCGGCCCAGCAACGGACGGGTGGTGCTGAGTACGGCGCCGGGCACCGAGACCCACAGCTTCACCCAGGCCCAGCTCGATGGCGGGCTCGTGCTCTTCTCACACAGAG GAGCCCTGGACGGAGGCTTCCGCTTCAGCCTGTCTGACGGCGAGCACAGCTCCGCGGGACACTTCTTCCGGGTGACGGCCCAGAAGCAGCTGCTCCTCTCCCTGGAGGGCAGCCGGACGCTGACCGTCTGCCCAG GGTCCGTCCAGCCGCTCAGCAGCCAGAGCCTGAGAGCCAGTTCCAGTGCGGGCACTGACCCCCACCACCTGCTCTACCGGGTGTTGCGGGGCCCCCAGCTTGGCCGGCTCTTCCACACCCAGCGGGGCagcaccagggaggccctggagAACTTCACTCAGGCAGAG GTATATGCTGGGAACATTCTGTATGAGCACGAGATGCCTTCCGAGCCCTTCTGGGAGGCCCATGACGCCCTGGAGCTCCAGCTGTCCTCACCCCCTGCCCCCGACATGGTCGCCACCCTTGCCGTGACCGTGACTTTCGAGGCTGCCTGTCCCCAGCGCCCCAGCCGCCTCTGGAGGAACAAAG GTCTCTGGGTCTCCGAAGGCCAGAGGGCTGAGATCACCACCGCAGCCCTCGACGCTGCCAACCTCCTGGCCAGCATCCCATCGCCCCGACGCCTGGAGCACGACGTGCTTTTCCAGATCACGCAGTTCCCCACGCGGGGCCAGCTGTTGGTGTCCGAGGAGCCCCTCCACGCCGGGCGGCCCCACTTCCTGCAGTCTGAGCTGGCCACAGGGCAGCTGGTGTACGCCCACGGAGGCGGGGGCACCCAGCAGGATGGCTTCCGTTTCCGCGCCCACCTCCAGGGGCCGGCGGGGGCCTCCGTGGTAGGACCGCAGACCTCAGAGGTCTTCGCCATCACAGTGCGCGATGTGAATGAGCGGCCGCCGCAGCCTCAGGCTTCCATCCCGCTCCGGCTCACCCGGGGCTCCCGTAGCCCTGTCTCCCGGGCCCAGCTGAGCGTGGTGGACCCAGACTCCGCTCCCGGAGAGATTGAGTATGAGGTGCAGCGGGCCCCCCACAACGGCTTCCTGAGCCTGGCGGGGGCCAGCCCGGGGCCGGTGACCCGCTTCACGCAGGCTGACGTGGATGCAGGACGCCTGGTATTCGTGGCCAACGGGAGCAGTGTGGTGGGCGTGTTCCAGCTGAGCGTGTCCGACGGGGCCAGCCCGCCCCTGCTCATGTCCCTGGCCGTGGACGTCCTTCCCTCAGCCATTGAGGTGCAGCTGCGGGCACCCCTGGAGGTGCCCCAAGCTTTAGGGCGCTCCTCCCTGAGCCGGCAGCAGCTCCGAGTGGTTTCCGATCGGGAGGAGCCGGACGCAGCCTACCGCCTCACCCAGGGGCCCCGTTACGGGCATCTGTTGGTGGGCGGGCAGCCTGCCACAGCCTTCAGCCAGCTCCAGGTAGACCAAGGAGACGTGGTCTTTGCCTTCACCAACTTCTCCTCCTCTCAGGATCAGTTCAGCATCCTGGCACTGGCCAGGGGTGCCAACGCATCTGCCACGGTGAACGTCACCGTGAGGGCTCTGCTGCATGTGTGGACAGGTGGGCCGTGGCCCCAGGGTGCCACCCTGCGCCTGGACCCCACTGTCTTAGATGCGGGAGAGCTGGCCAACCGCACGGGCAGTGTGCCGCGTTTCCGGCTCTTGGCAGGACCCCGGCACGGCCGCGTGGTACGAGTGCCCCGGGCCAGGACAGAGCCGCGGGGCGGCCAGCTTGTGGAGCAGTTCACTCAGCGGGACCTTGAGGATGGACggctggggctggaggtgggaaggCCAGAGGGTAGCTCTCCCGGCCCCACGGGCGACAGTCTCACTCTGGAGCTGTGGGCAAGGGGTGTCCCTCCCGCTGTGGCCTCGCTGGACTTTGCCACGGAGCCTTTCAACGCAGCCCGGACCTACAGAGTGGCCCTGCTCAGTCTGCCTGAGGCTGCTCGGACCGAAGCCGGGGAGCCAGAGAGCGGCACCCCCACAGGCGGGCCAAGCCCAGCAACCCCCAGCCCCGTGCCCCCCGTGGCCAGCGGGGGCTTCCTGGGCTTCCTGGAGGCCAACATGTTCAGCATCATCATCCCCATCTGCCTGGTCCTCCTGCTCCTGGCGCTCATCGTGCCTCTGCTCTTCTACCTCCGCAAACGCAACAAGACAGGCAAGCACAACGTCCAGGTGCTGACCGCCAAGCCCCGAAACGGCCTGGCCAGTGACGCCGAGACCTTCCGCAAGGTGGAACCAGGCCAGGCCATCCCCCTGACGGCCGTGCCTGGCCAGGGGCCCCCACCGGGGGGCCAGCCTGACCCCGAGCTGCTGCAGTTCTGCCGGACAGCCAACCCTGCCCTCAAGAACGGCCAGTACTGGGTGTGA